A region from the Bradyrhizobium erythrophlei genome encodes:
- a CDS encoding bifunctional diguanylate cyclase/phosphodiesterase, with protein sequence MTANGSATFNVKASVSDNPIRWLVGGGVLLIAAIAIGATIMVGNFRERALDNSKRELENTVLLLSRHFDQQLDDFGAVQNDLIAYMRSSGVDSIERYKYRMSSPEIHLMLRAKLSALSYVGGVNVFDSDGVLINSSSVWPVPAVSVADRHYFKTFKNDPQSPDMLLEPVYSRITGVWTTVIARKITGPRGEFLGVIGRGIEPANFEKFFASLALGDGAAIAMFHRDGTLLARYPHVDSLIGQNFADGPFFQSVFSKSDHGTVRTVSPVDGKDRLGAVRALSEFPIIVAATTTASAALADWRAQIWFLIVAAGLAMLVITVMLYLVVRKLSHQHRLSEQRLRLEKQRLDTAVNNMTQGLLLFASSQRLIICNQRYIDMYGLSAKVVKPGATFREVIAHRKATGSFVGDVDLYCSRVLRDIGLRQTMTIQTPDGRSIQVVNEPLADGGWVATHEDITERTRAEQRITHLAHYDALTDLPNRALFHGRLKAELANIAPGGQLAVHYIDIDEFKSVNDSLGHLIGDELLKSVAASLNRCVEASDFVARLGGDEFAIVQTAVRSTAEVTDLVERVFDAIREPFECLGHQLSTDASIGIALAPEHGVDLDQILKNADLAMYAAKSAGRRTYRFFEPEMDAQVKARRRLELDLRQAIADQALEVYYQPCVSLADNTITGCEALVRWRHPERGMISPAEFIPIAEETGLINQLGEWVLETACAEATKWPDDIRLAVNVSPVQFRSGTLALRIVAALAQSGLPASRLELEITEAVLIRDDDAALAILHQLRGIGVRIALDDFGTGYSSLSYLQRFPFDKIKIDRCFVNDIAEANGSSCIVRAVVNIATERHMTTTAEGVETRQQQELLRALGCSEMQGYLFSPAKPAAEIRRMFLQARERPAAMPPSPGRKRRRLPSTA encoded by the coding sequence ATGACGGCAAACGGTAGCGCCACCTTCAACGTCAAAGCCTCCGTCAGCGACAATCCGATCCGCTGGCTCGTCGGCGGCGGGGTGCTCCTGATCGCGGCGATCGCCATCGGCGCCACGATCATGGTCGGAAATTTCCGCGAGCGCGCGCTGGACAACAGCAAGCGCGAGCTGGAGAACACTGTGCTGTTGCTCTCGCGCCACTTCGATCAGCAACTCGATGACTTCGGAGCCGTTCAGAACGACCTGATCGCCTATATGCGATCGAGCGGGGTCGATAGCATCGAGCGTTACAAGTACCGGATGTCCAGCCCTGAGATCCATCTGATGCTCAGAGCCAAGCTGAGTGCGTTGTCCTATGTCGGCGGCGTCAACGTTTTCGATTCCGACGGCGTGCTGATCAATTCGTCGTCGGTCTGGCCCGTTCCGGCGGTCAGCGTTGCGGACCGGCACTATTTCAAGACCTTCAAGAACGACCCGCAATCGCCTGACATGCTGCTCGAACCGGTCTACAGCCGGATCACCGGCGTCTGGACCACCGTGATTGCGCGCAAGATCACCGGACCCCGTGGCGAGTTTCTCGGTGTCATCGGAAGAGGGATTGAACCGGCCAATTTCGAGAAATTCTTCGCCAGCCTGGCGCTCGGCGATGGCGCCGCGATCGCAATGTTCCATCGCGACGGGACGCTGCTGGCCCGTTATCCCCACGTGGATTCGCTGATCGGACAGAATTTCGCCGACGGTCCGTTCTTCCAGAGTGTCTTTTCGAAATCCGATCACGGAACCGTGCGTACGGTCAGTCCTGTCGATGGAAAAGACCGGCTGGGTGCGGTTCGTGCGCTGAGCGAGTTTCCGATCATCGTGGCAGCGACGACGACCGCTTCGGCCGCGCTCGCCGACTGGCGCGCCCAGATCTGGTTTCTGATCGTAGCGGCCGGCCTCGCGATGCTGGTGATCACGGTGATGCTGTATCTCGTGGTGCGCAAGCTGTCGCATCAGCACCGCCTGTCGGAGCAGCGGCTGCGGCTGGAAAAGCAACGTCTGGATACCGCCGTCAACAACATGACGCAGGGCCTGTTGCTGTTTGCTTCATCGCAGCGGCTCATCATCTGCAATCAGCGCTATATCGACATGTACGGCCTGTCGGCGAAGGTCGTGAAGCCGGGCGCGACTTTCCGCGAGGTCATCGCGCATCGCAAGGCCACCGGGTCGTTCGTGGGCGACGTCGACCTGTATTGTTCCCGCGTGCTGCGCGACATCGGGCTCCGGCAGACGATGACCATCCAGACTCCCGACGGACGCTCGATCCAGGTCGTCAACGAACCGCTGGCCGACGGCGGATGGGTCGCGACCCACGAGGATATCACCGAACGCACCCGCGCCGAGCAGCGCATCACGCACCTGGCGCATTACGACGCGCTGACCGACCTGCCGAACCGCGCCCTATTTCATGGACGGCTGAAAGCGGAACTGGCGAACATCGCACCCGGCGGGCAATTGGCGGTGCATTACATCGACATCGACGAATTCAAGAGCGTCAACGACTCGCTCGGCCATTTGATCGGCGATGAGCTCCTGAAATCGGTGGCGGCGAGCCTGAACCGATGCGTCGAAGCTTCCGATTTCGTCGCCCGGCTGGGCGGCGACGAATTCGCCATCGTCCAGACCGCGGTCAGATCCACCGCCGAGGTTACCGATCTCGTTGAACGGGTCTTCGACGCGATCCGGGAGCCCTTTGAATGCCTCGGTCACCAATTGAGCACCGACGCCAGCATCGGCATCGCGCTGGCTCCCGAGCATGGCGTCGACCTCGACCAGATTCTCAAGAACGCGGATCTGGCGATGTATGCCGCCAAATCGGCCGGCCGGCGGACCTATCGTTTCTTCGAGCCCGAGATGGACGCGCAGGTCAAGGCGCGCCGCAGGCTGGAACTGGATCTGCGGCAGGCGATCGCGGACCAGGCGCTGGAGGTCTATTACCAGCCCTGCGTCAGCCTCGCCGACAACACGATCACCGGCTGCGAGGCGCTGGTACGCTGGCGACACCCCGAGCGAGGCATGATCTCGCCCGCCGAATTCATTCCGATCGCGGAAGAGACCGGCCTGATCAACCAGCTCGGCGAATGGGTGCTCGAGACCGCCTGCGCGGAGGCCACCAAATGGCCCGACGACATCAGGCTCGCCGTCAACGTTTCGCCGGTGCAGTTTCGCAGCGGCACGCTGGCGCTGAGGATCGTCGCCGCACTGGCGCAGTCCGGCCTGCCGGCGAGCCGGCTGGAACTGGAGATCACGGAGGCCGTGCTGATCCGCGACGACGATGCGGCGCTCGCCATCCTGCATCAGCTGCGCGGCATCGGGGTCCGGATAGCGCTCGACGATTTCGGCACCGGTTACTCCTCGCTGAGCTATCTGCAGCGTTTTCCGTTCGACAAGATCAAGATCGACCGCTGCTTCGTCAACGACATCGCCGAGGCGAACGGATCGTCCTGCATCGTGCGGGCGGTGGTGAACATCGCCACCGAACGCCACATGACGACGACCGCGGAGGGCGTCGAGACACGGCAGCAGCAGGAACTGCTGCGCGCGCTCGGCTGCTCGGAAATGCAGGGCTATCTGTTCAGCCCAGCGAAACCGGCCGCCGAGATCCGCCGGATGTTTCTCCAGGCCCGCGAGCGGCCGGCGGCCATGCCGCCAAGCCCGGGGCGCAAGCGCCGGCGGCTGCCCTCCACGGCTTAA
- a CDS encoding S41 family peptidase codes for MRKNMLFFLGAAAGACLTLLVTTPQGALSVNIAKAAVGGDAYSQLNLFGEVFERVRADYVEKPDDPKLIEGAINGMISALDPHSRYMNDKAWKDMQETTQGEFGGLGIEVMMENGLVKVVAPMDDTPAARAGILSGDLITQIDADAVQGLTLEQAVNKMKGPVDTETHLKIERKGVDKPIDVTLKREIIRVRPVAFHTDGGDIGYIRITSFNEQTTDGLHKAIADISKQIPQDKLTGYVVDLRNNPGGLLDQAVSVASTFMPRGEVVSTRGRTPEETQRFTAHGGDLTKGKPLVVLINGGAASASEIVAGALHDHKRATLIGTRSFGKGSVQTIIPLGSGNGALALTTARYFTPSGHSIQAQGVKPDIEVLQTVPDELKDRVELKGEASMRGHLAAEGVEATGSQAYVPPDEKDDKALAAAYNFLRGVTVNADVPAPPKAAVPN; via the coding sequence ATGCGCAAGAATATGTTGTTTTTCCTCGGGGCGGCGGCAGGCGCCTGTCTGACCTTGCTCGTCACGACGCCGCAGGGCGCGCTGTCGGTCAATATCGCCAAGGCCGCGGTCGGCGGTGATGCCTATTCGCAGCTCAATCTGTTCGGCGAGGTGTTCGAGCGCGTGAGGGCCGACTATGTCGAGAAGCCCGACGACCCCAAGCTGATCGAAGGCGCCATCAACGGCATGATCTCCGCGCTGGACCCGCATTCGCGCTACATGAATGACAAGGCCTGGAAGGACATGCAGGAGACGACCCAGGGCGAGTTCGGTGGGCTCGGCATCGAGGTCATGATGGAGAACGGCCTGGTCAAGGTGGTGGCGCCGATGGACGACACGCCCGCGGCGAGAGCCGGTATCCTCTCGGGCGACTTGATCACCCAGATCGACGCCGACGCGGTTCAGGGGCTGACCCTGGAGCAGGCCGTCAACAAGATGAAGGGCCCAGTCGATACCGAGACCCACCTCAAGATCGAGCGCAAGGGCGTCGACAAGCCGATCGACGTCACGCTGAAGCGCGAGATAATCCGCGTACGCCCGGTCGCGTTCCACACCGATGGCGGCGACATCGGCTATATCCGGATCACCTCGTTCAACGAGCAGACCACCGACGGCCTGCACAAGGCGATCGCCGATATCTCAAAGCAGATCCCGCAGGACAAGCTGACCGGCTATGTCGTCGATCTCCGCAACAACCCCGGCGGATTGCTCGATCAGGCGGTCTCGGTGGCGTCGACTTTCATGCCGCGCGGTGAGGTGGTCTCGACCCGCGGCCGCACCCCGGAAGAAACCCAGCGCTTCACCGCGCATGGCGGCGATCTCACCAAGGGCAAGCCGCTGGTGGTCCTGATCAATGGCGGCGCGGCCTCGGCTTCCGAAATCGTGGCCGGCGCGTTGCACGATCACAAGCGCGCGACCCTGATCGGCACGCGTTCCTTCGGCAAGGGCTCAGTGCAGACCATCATTCCGCTCGGCAGCGGCAACGGCGCGCTGGCGCTGACGACGGCACGGTACTTTACCCCGTCCGGTCATTCGATTCAGGCGCAGGGCGTCAAGCCCGACATCGAAGTGCTGCAGACCGTGCCGGACGAACTGAAGGACCGTGTCGAACTGAAGGGCGAGGCCTCGATGCGCGGCCATCTCGCCGCCGAGGGTGTGGAGGCGACGGGGTCGCAAGCCTATGTTCCGCCCGACGAGAAGGACGACAAGGCGCTGGCCGCGGCCTACAACTTCCTGCGCGGCGTCACCGTCAATGCGGATGTTCCGGCGCCGCCCAAGGCGGCGGTTCCGAACTAG
- a CDS encoding NADH:flavin oxidoreductase/NADH oxidase: MTGMLLFSPLTIRGVELKNRIVVPPMHQYSAVKGFPTDWHLMNAGKFAAGGAGLVIVESTKVERRGCGTVGDLGIWDDAFVEPLKRLVKFIKQQNSVAGIQLGHSGRKARANRPWEGDGPLKQTPEIEDWDAWSPVAPSAIAHSDKWPVPKALARQEVKDLVQAWGQAARRAREAGFDVLELHGAHGYLVHQFLSERSNQRTDEYGGSELNRMRFITEITEAVRAQWPDDKPLFVRLSVEDSAGWGPEQSARLAKILKPKGIDVIDCSSGGITDQAPILGKEIKYSYQVPLSEYVRRQADIMTMAVGLIIHGDQAEQILEDGQADLIAVGREILNNPNWPLDAALKLGIEGPFRTVPPQFGWWLGTRAKRGFGTKPSTWQNGLKDTGNVL, from the coding sequence ATGACGGGAATGCTCTTGTTTTCGCCGCTGACGATCCGGGGCGTCGAGTTGAAGAACCGCATCGTGGTGCCACCGATGCATCAGTATTCCGCGGTGAAGGGATTCCCGACCGACTGGCATCTGATGAATGCGGGAAAATTCGCAGCGGGCGGTGCCGGACTCGTCATCGTCGAGTCGACCAAGGTCGAGCGGCGCGGCTGCGGCACGGTGGGGGATCTCGGCATCTGGGACGACGCCTTCGTCGAACCGCTCAAGCGTCTCGTCAAGTTCATCAAGCAGCAGAATTCGGTCGCCGGAATCCAGCTCGGCCATTCCGGCCGCAAGGCGCGCGCCAACCGCCCCTGGGAAGGCGACGGGCCGTTGAAGCAAACCCCTGAGATCGAGGACTGGGACGCCTGGTCGCCGGTGGCGCCGAGCGCGATCGCGCACAGCGACAAATGGCCGGTGCCGAAGGCGCTGGCACGCCAGGAAGTCAAGGACCTCGTGCAGGCCTGGGGCCAGGCGGCGCGGCGCGCCCGCGAGGCCGGCTTCGACGTGCTTGAGCTGCATGGCGCGCACGGCTATCTCGTGCACCAGTTCCTGTCGGAACGCTCCAACCAGCGCACGGACGAATATGGCGGCTCCGAATTGAACCGGATGCGCTTCATCACCGAGATCACCGAAGCGGTGCGTGCGCAATGGCCCGATGACAAGCCCTTGTTCGTGCGGCTGTCGGTGGAAGACAGTGCTGGATGGGGACCGGAACAGAGCGCGCGGCTTGCAAAAATCCTCAAGCCCAAAGGCATCGACGTGATCGATTGTTCCTCCGGCGGCATCACCGACCAGGCGCCGATCCTCGGCAAGGAAATCAAATACAGCTATCAGGTTCCGCTGTCGGAATATGTCCGCCGCCAGGCCGATATCATGACCATGGCAGTCGGATTGATCATCCATGGCGACCAGGCCGAGCAGATCCTGGAGGACGGGCAGGCCGATCTGATCGCGGTCGGGCGCGAAATCCTCAACAATCCAAACTGGCCGCTGGATGCTGCCTTGAAACTGGGCATCGAGGGGCCATTTCGAACAGTACCGCCGCAGTTCGGCTGGTGGCTGGGCACCCGCGCAAAGCGTGGTTTCGGCACAAAGCCGTCAACTTGGCAAAATGGCCTCAAAGATACCGGAAATGTGTTGTGA
- a CDS encoding SDR family NAD(P)-dependent oxidoreductase translates to MSRLQNKVAVITGGTSGIGLAAAQRFVAEGAFVYIFARRQDELDKVVASIGRNIVGVQGDVRKLEDLDRLYAKVASDGRTVDVVVANIGAVNSVKLADVTIESFNHNFDVNARGVLFTVQKSLPLLSNGASVILTSTVASLRGFPGRSAYAASKTALRSYARTWTMELKDRGIRVNTITPGPCDTPLIDAEVSSPEEAAAVRAKHAANIPLGRMARPEEIAAAMLFLASEDSSFVAGSELLVDGGMCSV, encoded by the coding sequence ATGTCGAGATTACAAAACAAGGTCGCCGTAATTACCGGCGGCACCAGCGGGATTGGATTGGCAGCGGCGCAGCGGTTCGTCGCTGAAGGAGCGTTCGTCTATATCTTCGCCCGCCGTCAAGACGAGTTGGACAAGGTGGTCGCTTCGATCGGCCGGAACATCGTCGGCGTGCAGGGCGACGTCCGCAAGCTCGAGGATCTCGACCGTCTCTATGCGAAGGTCGCCTCCGACGGCCGCACGGTCGACGTGGTGGTTGCCAACATCGGCGCCGTCAACAGCGTGAAGCTCGCCGATGTCACCATCGAGAGCTTCAACCACAATTTCGATGTCAACGCCCGCGGCGTGCTGTTCACGGTGCAGAAGTCGCTGCCGCTCCTGAGCAATGGCGCGTCGGTCATTCTGACCAGTACGGTCGCCTCCCTGCGCGGCTTCCCCGGTCGCAGCGCCTACGCCGCATCCAAGACCGCACTGCGCTCCTATGCCCGGACCTGGACGATGGAGCTCAAGGACCGGGGCATCCGGGTCAATACGATTACTCCCGGTCCTTGCGACACGCCGCTGATTGACGCCGAGGTCAGTTCGCCCGAGGAGGCGGCCGCCGTTCGCGCCAAGCATGCCGCGAACATCCCGCTCGGCCGCATGGCACGGCCCGAGGAGATCGCGGCGGCGATGTTGTTTCTAGCCTCCGAGGACAGCAGCTTCGTCGCCGGCAGCGAACTGCTGGTCGACGGCGGTATGTGCTCCGTCTGA
- a CDS encoding YbhB/YbcL family Raf kinase inhibitor-like protein — translation MTRLALWGTFGLSLLGVGTANAQTMTLTSADIREGGTIANEQVFKGFGCTGGNLSPVLNWSDAPSGTKSFALSMYDPDAPTGSGWWHWIVFNIPAATTSLPKGAGDGKKKLMPKGAIQSRTDFGADGYGGPCPPAGDKPHHYQITVFAVDVDKLPDAKNDMASAALVGFDLHFHTLAKATLTGLYGR, via the coding sequence ATGACAAGACTGGCCCTATGGGGGACGTTTGGCCTGAGCCTGCTCGGCGTAGGCACCGCAAACGCGCAGACCATGACCCTGACCAGCGCCGACATCAGGGAAGGCGGCACCATTGCCAATGAGCAGGTGTTCAAAGGGTTCGGCTGCACCGGTGGCAACCTTTCGCCGGTGCTGAACTGGAGCGACGCGCCCTCGGGCACCAAGAGCTTCGCGCTCAGCATGTATGATCCGGATGCGCCGACCGGCAGCGGCTGGTGGCACTGGATTGTGTTCAACATTCCCGCAGCCACGACGTCATTGCCGAAGGGCGCCGGTGACGGGAAGAAGAAGCTGATGCCGAAGGGCGCGATCCAGAGCCGGACCGATTTCGGCGCCGATGGCTATGGTGGCCCGTGCCCGCCGGCCGGCGACAAGCCGCACCACTACCAAATCACGGTTTTTGCGGTCGATGTCGACAAGCTGCCGGATGCCAAGAACGACATGGCTTCCGCGGCATTGGTCGGGTTCGATCTGCACTTCCATACGCTGGCGAAGGCGACGCTGACCGGACTTTACGGCCGCTGA
- a CDS encoding alpha-hydroxy acid oxidase, producing MNEATRIQAPTVELGASGEEFQNLHELIRRARANLNQNSWDYIVGAAETETTMRRNRMALDEIAFRPRVLRNVAEVHASVEQFGRRMRLPVVIAPVGALELFDPGAAASVARAAGTFGAAHMLSSVSEPGLEKTAEAAPDALRMYQLYVRGGDAFVEDVVSRAAASNYSAFCLTVDTAHYSRRERDIAKRYVRASRVRATGGDFQKGLEWRTVKLIKDRFKIPLVIKGIATAEDAQIALDHGVDWIYVSNHGGRQLDHGRGALHVLPEIVDTVKGRAKIMVDGGFCRGSDIVKAIAMGADLVGIGRLQCWALAAKGEEGVRRMLELLEDEVIRCLGLLGVRNFGELDKSYLHQAAPTNLPHVFSAFPLLDIEPYRY from the coding sequence ATGAACGAAGCAACTCGCATCCAAGCGCCAACGGTCGAACTCGGCGCCAGCGGCGAGGAATTCCAGAACCTGCACGAGCTGATCCGCAGGGCCCGCGCCAACCTCAACCAGAATTCCTGGGATTACATCGTCGGTGCCGCCGAGACCGAGACCACCATGCGCCGCAACCGCATGGCGCTCGACGAGATCGCGTTCCGGCCGCGCGTGCTGCGCAATGTTGCAGAGGTCCACGCCTCGGTCGAGCAATTCGGCCGCCGGATGCGGCTGCCGGTGGTGATCGCGCCGGTCGGCGCGCTCGAACTGTTCGATCCAGGTGCTGCGGCCAGCGTCGCCCGCGCCGCCGGCACTTTTGGGGCCGCCCACATGCTGAGCTCGGTGTCGGAGCCGGGCCTGGAAAAAACCGCCGAGGCCGCCCCCGATGCGTTGCGGATGTACCAGCTCTATGTCCGCGGCGGCGACGCCTTTGTCGAGGATGTCGTCAGCCGCGCGGCCGCCAGCAACTACTCGGCGTTCTGCCTGACCGTCGACACCGCCCATTACAGTCGCCGCGAGCGCGACATCGCCAAACGTTATGTCCGCGCCAGCCGCGTCCGTGCCACCGGCGGCGATTTCCAGAAGGGGCTGGAATGGCGCACGGTGAAGCTGATCAAGGACAGGTTCAAAATACCGCTGGTGATCAAGGGCATTGCCACCGCGGAGGATGCCCAGATCGCGCTCGATCACGGCGTTGACTGGATCTACGTGTCGAACCATGGCGGCCGCCAGCTCGACCACGGCCGCGGCGCCTTGCATGTGCTGCCCGAGATCGTCGACACGGTGAAGGGTCGCGCGAAAATCATGGTCGACGGCGGCTTCTGCCGCGGCAGCGACATCGTCAAGGCGATCGCGATGGGCGCCGATCTCGTCGGCATCGGCCGCCTGCAATGCTGGGCGCTGGCCGCCAAAGGCGAAGAAGGCGTGCGGCGCATGCTGGAGCTATTGGAAGACGAAGTGATCCGCTGCCTCGGTCTGCTCGGCGTGAGAAACTTCGGCGAGCTCGACAAATCCTATCTGCACCAGGCGGCGCCGACCAACCTGCCGCATGTGTTCAGCGCGTTTCCGCTGCTGGACATCGAGCCGTACCGGTACTGA
- a CDS encoding DUF1801 domain-containing protein gives MTRTMKTRTSGSKEGKATDSASRLIDARIKELGDWRGEMLAKVRTLIKQADPSVVEDWKWRGVPVWYHDGIICTGETYKSVVKLTFARGASLEDPTGLFNSSLEGNTRRAIDIHEDDRIDEKALKALIRAAVTLNKSKAQG, from the coding sequence ATGACGAGAACGATGAAAACGAGGACGAGCGGCTCGAAAGAAGGAAAAGCAACAGACTCTGCATCCCGGCTGATCGATGCCAGAATCAAGGAACTCGGTGATTGGCGAGGTGAGATGCTCGCGAAGGTCCGAACTCTCATCAAGCAGGCGGACCCCTCTGTGGTCGAGGATTGGAAATGGCGAGGCGTGCCGGTGTGGTATCACGATGGAATAATCTGCACCGGCGAGACCTACAAGAGCGTCGTAAAGCTGACCTTCGCCAGGGGCGCCTCGCTCGAGGATCCCACGGGGCTCTTCAATTCCAGTCTCGAAGGCAACACCAGGCGTGCCATCGACATCCATGAGGATGACCGGATCGATGAAAAGGCGTTGAAGGCGCTCATCCGCGCCGCGGTTACTTTGAACAAGTCCAAAGCACAGGGCTGA
- a CDS encoding SRPBCC family protein: MNETSAETRFVVVEREVPFPPEKLWRALTQPHLIEEWLMKNDFEAVVGHRFNLRGDWGGVLDCEVLAVEPNKTLSYTWNFAHEDAAYNLKSVVTFTLTPTRMGTHLRMEQSGFRPDQKQAFGGAKAGWQQFFAKLEQALARTE; the protein is encoded by the coding sequence ATGAACGAAACATCGGCTGAAACGCGCTTTGTTGTTGTCGAGCGGGAGGTACCTTTTCCACCCGAAAAGCTTTGGCGCGCGCTGACGCAACCACACCTCATCGAGGAGTGGCTCATGAAGAACGACTTCGAGGCCGTCGTGGGCCACCGTTTCAATCTGCGCGGAGACTGGGGCGGCGTGCTGGACTGCGAGGTTCTCGCCGTCGAGCCGAACAAAACCCTGTCCTACACCTGGAATTTTGCGCACGAAGATGCGGCCTACAATTTAAAGAGCGTGGTGACTTTTACGCTCACCCCAACGCGCATGGGCACCCACCTGCGCATGGAGCAGTCGGGCTTCCGGCCGGATCAGAAACAGGCCTTTGGGGGCGCCAAGGCCGGCTGGCAGCAGTTCTTCGCGAAGCTGGAGCAGGCCCTGGCGCGAACGGAGTGA
- a CDS encoding ArsR/SmtB family transcription factor, with product MPKIQVPKTQVPKTHDELFRTLADPTRRALFERLCREGEQTVGALTARAGVSQPAVSKHLGVLKQAGLVRDRHEGRQTHYSAQLGALAPLIDWTSQMAGIWEDRFDRLEDLLKRMDQ from the coding sequence ATGCCCAAGATTCAAGTGCCCAAGACTCAAGTGCCTAAGACTCACGATGAGCTCTTCAGAACGCTCGCCGATCCAACCCGGCGGGCGCTTTTCGAGCGACTGTGCCGCGAAGGAGAGCAGACCGTCGGAGCTCTGACGGCTCGGGCCGGGGTCTCGCAGCCGGCCGTTTCGAAGCATCTTGGGGTCCTCAAGCAAGCCGGGTTGGTGCGCGACCGCCACGAAGGTCGCCAGACGCACTACAGCGCACAACTTGGCGCCCTGGCTCCGCTGATCGACTGGACGAGCCAGATGGCCGGCATTTGGGAGGATCGATTCGACCGCCTTGAAGATCTGCTGAAAAGGATGGACCAATGA
- a CDS encoding dihydrofolate reductase family protein — MAKLVFGMNQSLDGYVDHLEMRPSPALFRHFIEQVRGLTGSVYGRRMYEVMRYWDEDRPEWGAEERDFAAAWRRQPKWVVSRSLKSVGPNATLVEDDLEAVIGGLKAQLVGEIEVAGPDLARSLTDLGLIDEYQLYFHPIVLGRGKPYFAGPRPPLRLVASDLIGEDVIRLTYVPA, encoded by the coding sequence ATGGCGAAGCTCGTCTTTGGAATGAACCAGTCCCTGGACGGTTATGTCGACCACCTTGAAATGAGACCAAGCCCCGCGCTCTTTCGTCACTTCATAGAGCAGGTGCGCGGCCTGACCGGCAGTGTGTACGGTCGCCGCATGTACGAGGTCATGCGCTATTGGGACGAAGACCGTCCTGAGTGGGGCGCGGAGGAACGCGACTTCGCGGCGGCGTGGCGGCGCCAACCGAAGTGGGTCGTGTCGCGCTCGTTGAAGTCAGTCGGCCCCAACGCCACTCTTGTCGAGGATGACCTTGAGGCGGTGATAGGTGGGCTGAAGGCTCAGCTCGTTGGGGAGATCGAAGTCGCCGGACCAGACCTGGCGCGAAGCCTGACCGACCTTGGTCTCATCGACGAGTATCAACTCTACTTCCACCCCATCGTGCTGGGTCGCGGCAAGCCATACTTCGCGGGCCCCCGGCCGCCGCTCCGCCTTGTGGCCAGCGATCTAATTGGCGAGGACGTGATCAGGTTGACGTACGTTCCTGCATGA
- a CDS encoding lysozyme inhibitor LprI family protein has translation MQFRRPLSLLALALLVVGPHPVRADAPAAKDIAVIGDCLRKQDKKSGSQEADEAVCLMAVAKPCMGGDETAVTARRQIDCLDRERLVWDQIVNDSYKTMMNALEPDQQAKLREMQRSWIQTRDLTCAFWYDYFQGTMANPMIAYCNNRETARRAIFLRIFAADIAERK, from the coding sequence ATGCAATTCCGTCGACCGTTGTCGTTGCTCGCTCTCGCGCTGCTCGTCGTCGGCCCGCATCCAGTGCGGGCGGACGCTCCCGCGGCAAAGGATATCGCTGTTATCGGCGACTGCCTGCGCAAGCAGGACAAGAAGAGCGGCTCGCAGGAAGCCGACGAGGCGGTCTGCCTCATGGCAGTTGCGAAGCCTTGCATGGGCGGCGATGAAACGGCGGTGACCGCAAGGCGCCAGATCGACTGCCTGGATCGCGAGCGGCTGGTCTGGGACCAGATCGTCAACGATTCCTACAAGACCATGATGAACGCGCTCGAGCCCGATCAGCAGGCCAAGCTGCGCGAGATGCAGCGATCATGGATCCAGACCCGCGATCTGACCTGCGCCTTCTGGTACGATTATTTCCAGGGCACCATGGCCAATCCGATGATCGCGTACTGCAACAACCGGGAGACCGCCCGGCGCGCGATCTTCCTGCGGATATTTGCCGCTGACATCGCGGAGCGGAAATAG